From a single Bacillus pseudomycoides DSM 12442 genomic region:
- the lepB gene encoding signal peptidase I codes for MKKEKSSLWEWIKAILIAIVLAGVIRQFFFAPILVDGVSMSPTLHDRDRMIVNKIGYHIGEPKRFDIIVFQATEEKDYIKRVIGLPGDEIEYRNDKLYINGKPYEEPYLDKQKKQLADGPLTYDFKLEEITGKKTVPKGQLFVLGDNRRFSKDSRTIGTISMDQVIGEANMLYWPLKDARIVK; via the coding sequence ATGAAAAAAGAGAAGAGTTCACTTTGGGAATGGATAAAAGCAATTTTGATTGCTATTGTGTTAGCGGGTGTTATTAGACAATTTTTCTTTGCTCCAATCCTTGTGGATGGTGTATCAATGTCACCGACGCTACATGATCGTGATCGAATGATTGTCAATAAGATCGGCTATCACATTGGTGAACCGAAACGTTTTGACATAATCGTATTCCAAGCAACAGAAGAAAAAGATTATATTAAACGTGTTATCGGCTTGCCAGGCGATGAAATTGAGTATCGAAATGATAAACTCTATATTAACGGAAAACCTTATGAGGAACCGTATTTAGACAAGCAGAAAAAACAACTTGCTGATGGACCACTTACATATGATTTCAAGCTTGAAGAAATTACAGGTAAGAAAACAGTTCCAAAAGGTCAATTATTTGTACTAGGTGACAATCGTCGTTTTAGTAAAGATAGTCGTACTATTGGAACGATTTCGATGGACCAAGTAATTGGAGAAGCGAATATGTTATATTGGCCATTAAAAGACGCACGTATTGTGAAATAA
- the rpsP gene encoding 30S ribosomal protein S16, with amino-acid sequence MAVKIRLKRMGAKKTPFYRVVVADSRSPRDGRFIEEIGTYNPVAQPAEVKINEEAALKWLGNGAKPSDTVRNLFSNQGIMEKFHLSKQGK; translated from the coding sequence ATGGCAGTTAAAATTCGTTTAAAACGTATGGGAGCTAAAAAAACTCCTTTCTATCGTGTAGTTGTTGCAGATTCTCGTTCTCCTCGTGACGGACGTTTCATTGAGGAAATCGGTACTTACAATCCGGTTGCTCAACCAGCTGAAGTGAAAATCAACGAAGAAGCAGCATTAAAATGGTTAGGAAATGGTGCGAAACCATCTGATACAGTTCGCAATCTTTTCTCTAACCAAGGTATCATGGAGAAATTCCACTTATCTAAACAAGGTAAGTAA
- a CDS encoding ribonuclease HII: protein MQKITIQEAECVLQEIKNEEDERFQVLLKDERKGVQKLILKWYKQKELAQKEKEKFLEMSKYEKALREKGLTYIAGIDEVGRGPLAGPVVTAAVVLPKDFYIPGLNDSKKLSEAKRERFYDEIKEQAIAIGVGIVSPQVIDEINIYQATKRAMLDAIANLACTPEHLLIDAMKLPTPIPQTSIIKGDAKSISISAASIIAKVTRDRMMKELGKEYPAYGFEQHMGYGTKQHLQAIEMYGVLEEHRKTFAPIKDMIQK from the coding sequence ATGCAAAAAATCACAATTCAAGAGGCAGAATGTGTATTGCAAGAAATTAAGAATGAAGAAGATGAAAGATTTCAAGTGTTATTGAAGGATGAGCGGAAAGGCGTTCAAAAGCTCATTTTAAAATGGTATAAACAAAAAGAGTTAGCGCAAAAGGAAAAAGAAAAGTTTTTAGAGATGTCAAAATATGAAAAAGCATTACGTGAAAAAGGGCTCACATATATTGCTGGTATCGATGAAGTGGGAAGGGGGCCGCTAGCTGGGCCCGTTGTTACGGCTGCTGTCGTCCTTCCAAAAGATTTCTATATCCCAGGGTTAAATGACTCTAAAAAACTAAGTGAAGCGAAACGTGAGCGTTTTTATGATGAAATTAAAGAACAGGCAATCGCGATTGGGGTTGGAATTGTATCTCCGCAAGTTATTGATGAAATAAATATTTATCAAGCGACGAAGCGAGCAATGTTAGATGCAATTGCGAATTTAGCATGTACACCAGAGCATTTATTAATTGATGCAATGAAGCTTCCTACACCAATTCCGCAAACATCTATTATTAAAGGTGATGCAAAAAGTATTTCTATTTCAGCTGCGTCTATTATTGCGAAAGTAACGAGAGATCGCATGATGAAAGAACTTGGGAAAGAATATCCAGCATATGGATTTGAGCAACATATGGGCTATGGAACGAAACAACATTTACAAGCGATTGAAATGTATGGAGTATTAGAAGAGCATAGAAAAACATTTGCGCCGATTAAGGATATGATTCAAAAATAA
- the rimM gene encoding ribosome maturation factor RimM (Essential for efficient processing of 16S rRNA), whose translation MTKWFNVGKIVNTHGVRGEIRVISRTDFPEERYKVGNTLYIWHDKGTEPLSVKVASHRQHKTFDLLTFEGYNNVDEVEKLKGSSIKVPEEQLGELAEGEYYYHEIIGCKVVTEEGEDLGTIKEILSPGANDVWVIKRPKGQDLLIPYIDDVVLQVNIENKLVTIHVMEGLL comes from the coding sequence ATGACAAAATGGTTTAACGTAGGTAAAATTGTAAATACTCATGGTGTTAGAGGGGAAATTCGAGTTATTTCTCGTACCGATTTTCCTGAAGAACGATATAAAGTAGGGAATACATTATACATATGGCATGATAAAGGGACGGAACCACTTTCGGTAAAGGTCGCTTCTCATCGCCAACACAAAACATTTGATTTATTGACATTTGAAGGGTATAACAATGTAGATGAAGTAGAGAAGCTAAAAGGTTCTTCAATCAAAGTACCAGAAGAGCAGTTAGGTGAACTTGCTGAAGGTGAGTACTATTACCATGAAATTATTGGCTGTAAAGTTGTAACAGAAGAGGGAGAGGATTTAGGTACGATAAAAGAGATTCTATCTCCTGGTGCGAATGATGTTTGGGTGATCAAACGCCCGAAAGGTCAAGATCTTTTAATCCCTTACATTGATGATGTTGTACTTCAAGTTAACATTGAAAATAAATTAGTAACCATTCATGTAATGGAAGGATTGCTATAA
- the sucC gene encoding ADP-forming succinate--CoA ligase subunit beta, with amino-acid sequence MNIHEYQGKAVLRSYGVSVPNGKVAFTVEEAVEAAKELGTDVCVVKAQIHAGGRGKAGGVKVAKNLDEVRTYAESILGTTLVTHQTGPEGKEVKRLLIEEGCDIKKEYYVGLVLDRATSQVVLMASEEGGTEIEEVAEKTPEKIFKEYIDPAVGLQGFQARRIAFNINIPKELVGQAVKFMMGLYRAYIEKDCSIAEINPLVTTGDGKVMALDAKLNFDSNALYRHKDILELRDLEEEDPKEIEASKYDLNYIPLDGNIGCMVNGAGLAMATMDIIKHYHGDPANFLDVGGGATAEKVTEAFKIILSDKNVKGIFVNIFGGIMKCDVIAEGVIEATKQVGLELPLVVRLEGTNVELGKKILNESGLNIVAAESMADGAQKIVSLVG; translated from the coding sequence ATGAATATCCATGAGTACCAAGGTAAAGCAGTCCTTAGAAGCTATGGGGTTAGCGTTCCGAACGGGAAGGTTGCATTTACAGTAGAAGAAGCTGTAGAAGCAGCGAAAGAATTAGGAACAGATGTATGTGTAGTGAAAGCACAAATTCACGCTGGTGGACGCGGCAAAGCTGGCGGAGTAAAAGTTGCGAAAAATTTAGATGAAGTTCGTACATATGCGGAAAGTATTTTAGGTACTACGCTTGTTACGCATCAAACAGGTCCTGAAGGTAAGGAAGTAAAACGCTTACTTATCGAAGAAGGTTGCGATATTAAAAAAGAATATTATGTTGGTTTAGTTTTAGACCGTGCGACTTCTCAAGTTGTTTTAATGGCGTCTGAAGAAGGCGGAACAGAAATTGAAGAAGTAGCAGAAAAAACACCAGAAAAAATCTTTAAAGAATATATTGATCCAGCAGTAGGTCTGCAAGGTTTCCAAGCACGCCGCATTGCATTTAACATCAATATTCCAAAAGAGCTTGTAGGACAAGCTGTGAAGTTTATGATGGGCTTATATCGTGCTTATATCGAAAAAGATTGCTCTATTGCAGAAATCAACCCACTTGTTACAACAGGTGATGGAAAAGTTATGGCATTAGATGCAAAATTAAACTTTGATTCTAATGCATTATATCGTCATAAAGACATTCTAGAACTTCGTGATCTTGAAGAAGAAGATCCGAAAGAAATTGAAGCTTCTAAATACGACTTAAACTATATTCCTTTAGATGGAAATATTGGTTGTATGGTAAATGGTGCAGGATTAGCAATGGCAACAATGGATATCATTAAACATTACCATGGCGATCCAGCTAACTTTTTAGATGTTGGTGGCGGTGCTACAGCTGAAAAAGTTACAGAAGCTTTCAAAATTATTCTTTCTGACAAAAATGTAAAAGGTATTTTCGTTAACATTTTTGGTGGCATTATGAAATGTGATGTTATTGCAGAAGGTGTTATTGAAGCGACAAAACAAGTAGGCCTTGAATTACCACTTGTTGTTCGTCTTGAAGGTACAAATGTTGAGCTAGGTAAGAAAATTTTAAATGAATCTGGTTTAAATATTGTTGCAGCAGAATCTATGGCAGACGGTGCACAAAAAATTGTTTCACTAGTGGGCTAA
- the ffh gene encoding signal recognition particle protein produces the protein MAFEGLADRLQQTMQKIRGKGKVSEADVKEMMREVRLALLEADVNFKVVKDFVKRVSERAVGQDVMKSLTPGQQVIKVVQEELTELMGGEQSKIAVANKPPTVIMMVGLQGAGKTTTTGKLANLLRKKHNRKPMLVAADIYRPAAIKQLETLGKQLDMPVFSLGDQVSPVEIAKQAIAKAKEDHHDYVLIDTAGRLHIDEELMDELAKVKEVAKPDEIFLVVDAMTGQDAVNVAQSFHEQLGLTGVVLTKLDGDTRGGAALSIKAVTNTPIKFAGMGEKLDAIEAFHPERMASRILGMGDVLTLIEKAQATVDEEKAKELEQKMRTLSFTLDDFLEQLGQVRQLGPLDELLGMLPGANKIKGLKNAQVDEKQIGHIEAIIRSMTKVEREHPEIINASRKKRIAKGSGTTVQEINRLLKQFEDMKKMMKTMTGMQKGKKKGLGGLKFPFM, from the coding sequence ATGGCATTTGAAGGATTAGCCGACCGACTTCAACAGACGATGCAAAAAATCCGCGGCAAAGGAAAAGTTTCTGAAGCCGATGTAAAAGAAATGATGAGAGAAGTTCGTCTTGCTCTTTTAGAAGCGGATGTTAACTTTAAAGTAGTAAAAGATTTTGTAAAGCGTGTGTCTGAGCGTGCTGTCGGACAAGATGTAATGAAGAGTTTGACACCTGGCCAACAAGTAATTAAAGTTGTACAGGAAGAACTTACAGAACTTATGGGCGGAGAGCAAAGTAAAATTGCTGTCGCTAATAAGCCGCCAACTGTTATTATGATGGTTGGTCTGCAAGGTGCAGGTAAAACAACGACAACAGGTAAACTTGCGAATTTGCTTCGTAAAAAGCATAATCGTAAACCGATGCTTGTTGCAGCCGATATTTACCGTCCTGCAGCGATTAAACAGCTTGAAACATTAGGGAAGCAATTGGACATGCCTGTTTTCTCATTAGGAGATCAAGTAAGTCCTGTTGAAATTGCAAAACAAGCGATTGCGAAAGCAAAAGAAGATCATCATGATTATGTTTTAATCGATACAGCGGGTCGCCTGCATATTGATGAAGAACTAATGGATGAATTAGCGAAAGTGAAAGAAGTTGCGAAACCGGATGAAATCTTCCTTGTTGTCGATGCGATGACAGGACAAGATGCGGTAAATGTTGCACAAAGTTTCCATGAACAGTTAGGTTTAACAGGTGTTGTTTTAACGAAATTAGACGGTGATACGCGCGGTGGTGCAGCACTATCTATTAAAGCAGTAACAAACACACCAATTAAATTTGCTGGTATGGGTGAAAAGCTAGATGCGATTGAAGCGTTCCATCCAGAACGCATGGCATCCCGTATTTTAGGGATGGGTGACGTTTTAACATTAATTGAAAAAGCGCAAGCTACAGTTGATGAGGAAAAAGCAAAAGAACTTGAGCAAAAAATGCGTACGCTTTCGTTTACGCTAGACGATTTCCTAGAGCAACTTGGACAAGTGCGTCAACTTGGACCACTTGATGAATTGCTAGGAATGCTTCCTGGTGCAAATAAAATTAAAGGGCTGAAAAATGCACAAGTTGATGAAAAACAAATTGGGCATATTGAGGCAATTATTCGTTCTATGACAAAAGTAGAGCGAGAACATCCGGAAATTATCAATGCTAGTCGTAAAAAACGCATTGCCAAAGGTAGTGGTACAACAGTACAAGAAATTAATCGTCTACTGAAGCAGTTTGAAGATATGAAAAAAATGATGAAGACGATGACAGGCATGCAAAAAGGTAAGAAAAAAGGACTAGGTGGATTGAAGTTTCCATTTATGTAA
- the trmD gene encoding tRNA (guanosine(37)-N1)-methyltransferase TrmD, producing MKIDILTLFPEMFTGVFGSSILKKAQEKEAVELRVVNFRDYTTSKHNSVDDYPYGGGAGMVLTPQPIFDAVEELTKETDRKPRVVLMCPQGERFTQKKAEELAGEEHVIFVCGHYEGYDERIREHLVTDEISIGDYVLTGGELASMVVTDSVVRLLPGVLGNYASQVEDSFSTGLLEHPHYTRPADFRGMKVPDVLTSGNHKNIDEWRHKESLRRTYTRRPDLLEERRLSKQEEKWLEQIKKEQ from the coding sequence ATGAAAATCGATATTTTAACATTATTTCCAGAGATGTTCACCGGTGTTTTTGGATCTTCGATTTTAAAAAAAGCGCAAGAAAAAGAGGCAGTGGAGCTTAGGGTTGTAAATTTTCGTGATTATACAACAAGTAAGCATAACAGTGTAGATGATTATCCGTACGGTGGGGGCGCGGGGATGGTATTAACCCCACAGCCTATCTTTGATGCGGTGGAAGAGTTAACGAAGGAAACTGACCGTAAACCAAGGGTGGTCTTAATGTGTCCACAAGGAGAGCGTTTCACGCAGAAAAAGGCAGAAGAGCTTGCTGGAGAAGAGCATGTTATTTTTGTATGTGGTCATTATGAAGGATATGATGAACGAATTCGTGAACATCTTGTAACAGATGAGATTTCTATTGGTGATTACGTATTAACGGGCGGAGAATTAGCCTCTATGGTTGTTACCGATAGTGTTGTACGTCTTTTGCCAGGAGTACTTGGAAATTATGCTTCTCAGGTGGAAGATTCTTTTAGTACTGGTTTGTTAGAGCATCCGCACTATACACGTCCAGCTGATTTCCGTGGCATGAAGGTACCGGATGTACTTACGTCAGGGAATCATAAAAATATTGATGAATGGCGTCATAAAGAATCCCTGCGCCGTACGTATACACGTCGACCGGATTTACTTGAAGAACGTCGATTATCGAAGCAAGAAGAAAAATGGCTTGAACAAATTAAAAAAGAGCAATAA
- the rplS gene encoding 50S ribosomal protein L19 → MQQLIAEITKGQLKTDLPSFRPGDTLRVHVKVVEGTRERIQLFEGVVIKRRGGGISETFTVRKISYGVGVERTFPVHTPRIAKIEVLRRGKVRRAKLYYLRNLRGKKARIKEIR, encoded by the coding sequence ATGCAACAATTAATCGCAGAAATTACAAAAGGCCAATTAAAAACTGACCTACCTTCATTCCGTCCTGGTGACACTTTACGTGTACACGTAAAAGTAGTTGAGGGTACTCGTGAGAGAATTCAGCTTTTTGAAGGTGTTGTAATTAAACGTCGTGGTGGCGGAATCAGTGAAACATTCACAGTGCGTAAGATTTCTTACGGTGTAGGTGTTGAGCGTACATTCCCAGTTCACACGCCAAGAATCGCGAAAATCGAAGTACTTCGCCGTGGTAAAGTACGTCGTGCTAAGTTATACTACTTACGTAACCTTCGCGGTAAAAAAGCGCGTATCAAAGAAATTCGATAA
- a CDS encoding KH domain-containing protein: MKKLIETIVKPLVDHPEDVKVSQELCNGEIKYRLTVHPEDVGKVIGKQGRVAKAIRMLLYSVGHHNDEKVTLEIQ, translated from the coding sequence ATGAAAAAGTTGATCGAAACAATTGTCAAACCTCTTGTAGATCATCCTGAAGATGTAAAAGTTTCACAGGAACTTTGCAACGGAGAGATAAAGTATCGATTGACTGTGCATCCTGAGGATGTTGGAAAAGTCATTGGAAAGCAGGGGCGAGTTGCGAAAGCAATTCGGATGCTCTTGTATTCAGTGGGACATCACAATGATGAGAAAGTCACACTGGAAATTCAATAA
- the ylqF gene encoding ribosome biogenesis GTPase YlqF has product MVIQWFPGHMAKARRQVTEKLKLIDVVIELVDARLPLSSRNPMIDEIITHKPRLVVLNKADMADDRLTKQWIAYFEEKGHKAISINAQAGQGMKEIAAACKVLVKEKFDKMVAKGIRPRAIRALIVGIPNVGKSTLINKLAKKNIAKTGDRPGVTTAQQWIKVGKEMELLDTPGILWPKFEDELVGLRLATTGAIKDSILNLQDVAVYALRFMEKHYPERIQERYKISEIPEDIVEFFDVIGRNRGCLMGGGMIDYDKTSELILRELRGGKLGKMTFETPEEFAEEVEEV; this is encoded by the coding sequence ATGGTAATTCAATGGTTCCCAGGGCATATGGCAAAAGCTAGGCGCCAAGTAACAGAGAAATTAAAGTTAATTGATGTTGTAATCGAACTTGTAGATGCTCGATTACCTTTATCTTCTCGAAACCCGATGATTGATGAAATTATTACACATAAGCCGAGGCTTGTTGTTTTAAATAAAGCGGATATGGCAGATGATCGCTTAACTAAGCAATGGATCGCCTATTTTGAGGAAAAAGGGCATAAAGCAATTTCAATTAATGCGCAGGCTGGACAAGGTATGAAAGAAATTGCAGCTGCATGTAAAGTGCTTGTAAAAGAAAAATTTGACAAAATGGTTGCAAAAGGCATTCGTCCAAGAGCAATTCGCGCTTTAATTGTAGGTATTCCCAATGTCGGTAAATCTACATTGATTAATAAATTAGCAAAGAAAAATATTGCAAAAACAGGCGATCGTCCAGGTGTTACAACAGCCCAACAATGGATTAAGGTTGGTAAGGAAATGGAACTACTGGATACACCAGGTATTTTATGGCCTAAATTTGAAGATGAATTAGTTGGACTTCGCCTTGCGACAACGGGTGCAATTAAAGATTCTATTTTAAATTTACAGGATGTAGCAGTATATGCACTTCGTTTTATGGAAAAGCATTATCCAGAACGTATACAAGAACGTTATAAAATAAGTGAAATTCCAGAAGACATTGTAGAATTCTTTGATGTGATTGGAAGAAATAGAGGTTGCTTAATGGGCGGCGGAATGATTGATTATGATAAAACATCTGAGCTTATTCTTCGCGAGCTTCGCGGTGGTAAACTTGGAAAAATGACATTTGAAACACCGGAAGAATTTGCAGAGGAAGTAGAAGAAGTATAA
- a CDS encoding putative DNA-binding protein, which produces MLEKTTRMNYLFDFYQSLLTQKQRSYMSLYYLDDLSLGEIAEEFDVSRQAVYDNIKRTEAMLEEYEEKLVLLQKFQERQRLVAKLKQLISEEEHVNEEMKQVVEAIEKLD; this is translated from the coding sequence ATGCTCGAAAAAACAACGAGAATGAATTATTTATTTGATTTTTATCAATCGTTGTTAACGCAAAAACAAAGAAGTTATATGTCGCTTTATTATTTAGATGATTTATCTCTTGGTGAAATTGCGGAAGAATTTGATGTAAGTCGCCAAGCCGTGTATGATAACATTAAACGGACTGAAGCGATGCTTGAAGAATATGAAGAGAAATTAGTATTACTTCAAAAGTTTCAAGAGCGACAGCGACTTGTTGCAAAGCTAAAACAGCTAATCAGCGAAGAAGAGCATGTGAATGAAGAAATGAAACAAGTTGTTGAAGCTATCGAAAAATTAGATTAG
- the ftsY gene encoding signal recognition particle-docking protein FtsY: MSFFKKLKEKISKQTDTVTEKFKQGLEKTRNSFADKVNDLVYRYRKVDEDFFEELEEILIGADVGVATVMELIDQLKEEVQRRNIQDPREVQAVISEKLVGIYKGEEDFSNELNIQQDQLTVILFVGVNGVGKTTTIGKMAHKFKSEGKSVLLAAGDTFRAGAIEQLEVWGDRVGVEVIKQGSGSDPAAVMYDAVQAAKARKVDILLCDTAGRLQNKVNLMKELEKVKRVIEREVPGAPHEVLLVIDATTGQNGLSQAKTFREATNVTGIVLTKLDGTAKGGIVLAIRNEMDVPVKFVGLGEQMDDLQQFDPEQYVYGLFANLVEKEEV, translated from the coding sequence ATGAGCTTCTTTAAAAAATTAAAAGAAAAGATTTCGAAACAAACAGATACTGTAACAGAGAAATTTAAGCAAGGGTTAGAAAAAACGAGAAATTCATTTGCGGATAAAGTAAATGATTTAGTGTATCGCTATCGTAAAGTCGATGAGGATTTCTTTGAGGAATTAGAGGAAATTTTAATTGGTGCAGATGTTGGTGTTGCAACAGTAATGGAACTTATCGATCAGTTGAAGGAAGAAGTACAACGCCGCAATATTCAAGATCCGAGAGAAGTGCAAGCTGTTATTTCGGAAAAACTAGTAGGGATTTACAAAGGTGAAGAAGACTTCAGTAATGAACTTAACATACAACAAGATCAATTAACGGTTATTTTATTTGTTGGTGTTAATGGTGTTGGGAAAACGACAACAATTGGTAAAATGGCTCATAAGTTTAAATCCGAAGGTAAGTCTGTCTTATTAGCAGCAGGGGATACGTTCCGTGCAGGAGCAATCGAACAGCTAGAAGTATGGGGCGACCGAGTTGGTGTGGAAGTTATTAAACAAGGATCTGGTTCTGACCCGGCAGCGGTTATGTATGATGCTGTTCAAGCTGCAAAAGCGCGTAAAGTAGATATCTTGCTATGTGATACAGCAGGTCGCTTGCAAAATAAAGTGAATTTAATGAAGGAGTTAGAAAAGGTGAAACGTGTCATTGAACGCGAAGTTCCAGGTGCTCCTCATGAAGTATTGCTTGTTATTGATGCAACGACAGGTCAAAATGGTTTAAGTCAAGCGAAAACATTCCGCGAAGCAACGAATGTTACAGGTATTGTTCTAACGAAATTAGACGGGACTGCTAAAGGTGGTATCGTATTAGCGATTCGTAATGAGATGGACGTACCAGTGAAATTTGTTGGACTTGGAGAACAAATGGACGACTTACAGCAATTTGATCCAGAACAATATGTGTATGGTTTATTTGCAAACTTAGTAGAAAAAGAAGAAGTATAA